From one Bacteriovorax sp. BAL6_X genomic stretch:
- a CDS encoding glycosyltransferase: MHVCIPYHKVLPVKTYGGVERLVFWHMKELIKFGHQVTFIGPEQSQVAEYGINHIACEKIEEWQKFVPDNIDVIHGFDNIKVELDIPYVINIGGNGFPGEKFDLNTVFVSKSHARHHGSTSYVNNCLDMNEYPAVYKESKISEIKSLLFLAKASWRVKNLQQSVKIARQTNKHLHICGGGSKFFGWHPLIHNHGMVGGQEKLDYMRQCDALLFAVRWHEPFGLAIIEAMTQGLPVFGSSFGSLPDLIAPGTGRTFYSHEEIIEYFNTTKDVYDRDFIRNYAIKNFSMERFTSDFIEKYEIVMSGKKLNDVEPEWIHPFRAGKRLPF, encoded by the coding sequence ATGCACGTATGTATTCCATACCACAAGGTATTACCAGTAAAAACTTATGGTGGTGTTGAAAGACTTGTCTTTTGGCACATGAAAGAATTAATTAAATTTGGTCACCAAGTTACCTTTATTGGCCCAGAACAAAGCCAAGTAGCAGAATATGGAATTAATCATATTGCATGTGAAAAGATTGAGGAATGGCAAAAATTCGTACCAGACAATATCGATGTTATTCATGGTTTCGATAATATAAAAGTTGAACTTGATATTCCTTACGTTATTAATATCGGAGGGAATGGCTTTCCAGGTGAAAAATTTGATTTAAATACAGTATTTGTTTCAAAATCTCATGCCCGCCACCACGGCTCAACAAGCTATGTAAACAACTGCCTTGATATGAATGAATATCCGGCCGTTTATAAAGAAAGTAAGATTTCTGAAATCAAAAGCCTACTCTTTCTTGCAAAGGCTTCTTGGCGAGTAAAGAACCTTCAACAATCAGTAAAGATTGCAAGACAAACAAACAAGCACCTCCACATTTGTGGTGGTGGTTCTAAGTTCTTTGGTTGGCACCCTTTAATTCACAACCATGGCATGGTTGGTGGCCAAGAGAAGTTAGATTATATGCGACAGTGTGATGCCCTTCTCTTTGCTGTTCGTTGGCATGAGCCTTTCGGTCTTGCTATCATCGAAGCGATGACTCAAGGGCTACCTGTCTTTGGCTCAAGCTTTGGTTCACTACCTGATTTAATTGCCCCTGGCACAGGCCGTACATTCTACTCTCACGAAGAGATCATTGAATACTTTAATACAACAAAGGATGTCTATGATCGTGACTTTATTCGAAACTATGCAATCAAAAACTTCTCAATGGAAAGATTCACTTCTGACTTTATTGAAAAGTATGAAATTGTTATGTCAGGAAAAAAACTTAATGATGTAGAGCCTGAGTGGATTCACCCATTTAGAGCAGGAAAAAGGCTACCTTTCTAA
- the metH gene encoding methionine synthase: MRHIHKELESILKNRILFLDGAMGTMVQQYHLTEEDFRGKRFRETKIDLKGNNDLLNLTKPEIIKEIHTKYLAAGSDIIETNTFSATRIAQDDYHLSEIAYELNVEAAKIAKAACLDFMKENPERKCFVAGALGPTNKTASISPDVNNPAYRGITFDELVNNYYEQTKGLIEGGADLLLAETSFDTLNLKAAIFAMRKYLNDHNLDTPIMLSVTITDASGRTLSGQTVEAFWNSVEHARPFSVGINCALGAKEMRPYIEELSRVSDCLISCYPNAGLPNPLSDTGYDEKPNQTASLLEEFAQSGLVNIVGGCCGTTPEHINAIYNHLKDIRPREKHVLPKNQRLSGLEPLNLDYIGERPFIMVGERTNVTGSPRFARLIREENFEAALDIARQQVENGANIIDINFDEGLLDSKACMVKFLNLIASEPDICKVPIMIDSSKWDVIEEGLKCIQGKGIVNSISLKEGEEVFKEHAKKILQYGAAVVVMAFDEKGQAASKEEKVSICQRAFKILTEEVGFPATDIIFDPNVLTVGTGIEEHNDYAINFIDAVREIKETCPGALTSGGISNISFSFRGNNIVREAMHSSFLYHAIKAGLDMGIVNAGMLEVYENVEPELMKKIEDVLFNRSENATDDLIEYAEKFKGIKSKSKEDDLTWREGSLGERITHALVKGIGKFIEEDVEQARQELGIPLNVIEGPLMDGMKVVGDLFGAGKMFLPQVVKSARVMKQAVAYLEPYMEKDADGKSKKNTFVIATVKGDVHDIGKNIVGVVLACNGYNVVDLGVMVSCEDIIKAAKEHDAKFIGLSGLITPSLDEMIYNVAEFNRQGLEIPVLIGGATTSKTHTAVKIAPECTSTVVHVGDASQTVGICNSLLSEKLKDEFLKDLKESQRRTKKYFENKKDSGQATIAIEVARDYLRVDPEKTFVQFTPPFIGTQKFEDISVSEIAKYIDWSPFFWTWELKGLYPHILSHKDYGEEAKKLYDEAQNILDDIIDNKRFSPKAVLSFWPAYSKDESVILLDEDKNEFGTFNFLRQQKEKTQKDRPYLSLADYILPQGEKQDYIGSFVVTMGDEVEKYAKSFEDKGDDYTSIMIKAVGDRLAEAYAELIHERARQMCGIEEERKFSLDELIKEKYTGIRPAAGYPACPDHTEKSKLWDYMNVKENTGAYLTENFAMYPASSVSGYIFFNPCAKYFNILNIAQDQIELYSKAKGQDIETTKKWLRPIL, translated from the coding sequence ATGAGACATATTCATAAAGAACTCGAATCAATATTAAAGAATAGAATTCTCTTTCTAGACGGGGCCATGGGTACAATGGTTCAACAGTATCACCTCACAGAAGAAGATTTTCGAGGAAAGCGATTCCGAGAAACAAAAATCGACTTGAAAGGAAATAACGATTTACTGAACCTGACTAAGCCAGAAATTATTAAAGAAATCCATACGAAATACCTAGCTGCTGGTTCAGATATTATTGAAACAAATACATTTTCGGCGACTCGTATTGCTCAAGATGATTATCACTTAAGTGAAATTGCTTACGAGCTAAATGTAGAGGCGGCAAAAATTGCGAAAGCGGCATGCCTTGATTTCATGAAAGAAAACCCTGAGCGTAAATGTTTTGTTGCAGGAGCTCTGGGGCCAACGAATAAAACCGCTTCAATTTCTCCAGATGTAAACAATCCAGCTTATAGAGGGATTACATTTGATGAGCTAGTGAACAACTACTATGAGCAAACAAAAGGGCTTATTGAGGGTGGTGCTGATCTTCTTTTAGCAGAGACTTCATTTGACACACTAAATTTGAAAGCGGCCATCTTTGCCATGAGAAAGTATCTTAATGATCATAATCTTGATACTCCGATTATGCTTTCAGTAACAATTACTGATGCTTCTGGAAGAACGCTTTCAGGACAAACTGTTGAAGCCTTCTGGAATTCAGTTGAACATGCTAGACCTTTTAGTGTTGGAATTAATTGTGCTCTTGGTGCCAAAGAGATGCGCCCATATATTGAAGAGTTATCAAGGGTATCAGACTGCTTAATCTCTTGTTACCCAAATGCAGGGTTACCTAATCCACTAAGTGACACTGGCTATGATGAAAAGCCAAATCAAACAGCATCGCTGTTAGAAGAGTTTGCGCAGTCAGGACTCGTCAATATTGTTGGTGGTTGTTGTGGAACAACACCTGAGCATATCAATGCAATTTATAATCATTTAAAAGATATCAGGCCACGTGAGAAACATGTCTTACCTAAAAATCAAAGATTATCAGGTCTAGAGCCTCTTAATCTCGATTATATTGGTGAGCGCCCATTTATCATGGTCGGAGAACGCACAAATGTTACCGGTTCTCCAAGATTTGCACGTCTAATTCGTGAAGAAAACTTTGAAGCTGCTTTGGATATCGCCCGTCAACAAGTTGAAAATGGTGCCAATATTATCGATATCAACTTTGATGAAGGTCTCCTTGACTCAAAAGCTTGTATGGTAAAGTTTCTAAACCTAATCGCTTCTGAGCCTGACATTTGCAAAGTCCCAATTATGATTGACTCATCTAAATGGGATGTCATCGAAGAAGGACTTAAATGTATACAGGGAAAAGGGATTGTTAACTCAATTTCACTAAAGGAAGGCGAAGAAGTTTTCAAAGAACATGCAAAAAAAATCCTTCAATACGGAGCAGCTGTTGTTGTTATGGCCTTTGATGAAAAAGGACAAGCAGCCTCTAAAGAAGAAAAGGTATCAATTTGCCAGCGTGCCTTCAAGATCCTCACTGAAGAAGTTGGATTCCCTGCAACTGATATTATTTTTGATCCAAACGTCCTAACTGTTGGTACAGGGATTGAAGAACATAATGATTATGCAATCAACTTCATTGATGCCGTAAGAGAAATCAAAGAGACATGCCCAGGAGCTTTAACAAGCGGAGGTATTTCAAATATATCTTTTTCATTTCGTGGTAACAATATTGTTCGCGAAGCAATGCATAGCTCATTTCTCTACCATGCCATAAAAGCAGGTTTAGACATGGGAATTGTAAATGCTGGAATGCTTGAAGTTTACGAAAACGTAGAACCTGAGCTTATGAAAAAGATCGAAGATGTACTCTTTAATCGCTCAGAGAATGCGACTGATGACTTAATTGAATATGCTGAAAAATTCAAAGGTATAAAATCAAAATCCAAAGAAGATGATTTGACTTGGCGAGAAGGAAGCCTTGGAGAGCGTATTACTCACGCACTTGTAAAAGGTATCGGTAAGTTTATCGAAGAAGATGTTGAACAAGCAAGGCAAGAACTAGGTATTCCTTTAAATGTCATCGAAGGACCTCTAATGGATGGAATGAAAGTCGTTGGAGACCTTTTTGGAGCAGGAAAAATGTTTCTGCCTCAAGTTGTTAAGAGTGCCCGTGTCATGAAACAGGCAGTTGCTTACCTTGAGCCATATATGGAAAAGGATGCTGACGGTAAAAGTAAAAAGAATACATTTGTAATAGCCACAGTAAAAGGTGACGTTCATGATATTGGAAAAAATATTGTTGGTGTTGTTCTAGCCTGTAATGGATACAACGTCGTTGACTTAGGCGTCATGGTAAGCTGTGAAGATATTATAAAAGCAGCAAAAGAACATGATGCCAAGTTCATCGGCTTAAGTGGACTGATCACTCCTTCTCTTGATGAGATGATTTATAACGTTGCTGAATTTAATCGTCAGGGCCTCGAAATCCCAGTACTAATTGGAGGAGCTACAACATCCAAAACTCACACCGCAGTTAAGATTGCACCAGAATGTACTAGTACAGTTGTTCACGTGGGCGATGCCTCGCAAACGGTAGGGATCTGCAATAGTCTTTTAAGTGAAAAGCTAAAGGACGAATTCTTAAAAGATTTAAAAGAATCACAAAGAAGAACAAAAAAATATTTTGAAAATAAAAAAGATAGTGGACAAGCTACTATTGCAATAGAAGTGGCCCGTGATTACTTAAGAGTTGACCCAGAGAAAACTTTTGTCCAATTCACTCCTCCATTTATTGGAACTCAGAAGTTTGAGGATATTAGCGTATCAGAAATTGCAAAGTATATCGACTGGTCTCCTTTCTTTTGGACTTGGGAATTAAAAGGGCTCTATCCTCATATCTTGTCTCATAAAGATTATGGAGAAGAAGCAAAGAAACTTTACGATGAAGCACAAAATATTCTTGATGACATTATTGATAATAAACGTTTCTCACCAAAAGCAGTTTTAAGCTTTTGGCCAGCTTATTCAAAAGATGAATCAGTTATTCTTCTCGATGAAGATAAGAATGAATTTGGTACCTTTAATTTTTTAAGACAACAAAAAGAAAAAACACAAAAAGATCGCCCTTACCTATCTCTTGCTGATTATATTCTTCCGCAGGGAGAAAAGCAGGACTACATCGGTTCCTTTGTTGTCACAATGGGTGATGAAGTCGAGAAATATGCTAAGAGTTTTGAAGATAAGGGTGATGACTATACATCTATTATGATTAAGGCAGTCGGTGATCGCCTAGCAGAGGCATACGCAGAGTTAATTCATGAAAGAGCACGCCAAATGTGTGGAATTGAAGAAGAACGCAAGTTCTCACTTGATGAGCTTATTAAAGAAAAATACACAGGAATTCGACCTGCTGCAGGTTATCCAGCATGCCCAGATCATACCGAAAAATCAAAGTTATGGGATTATATGAATGTCAAAGAGAATACAGGAGCATACCTAACTGAAAATTTCGCTATGTATCCAGCAAGCTCAGTTTCGGGCTACATATTCTTTAATCCTTGTGCTAAGTACTTTAATATTTTAAATATTGCCCAAGACCAAATTGAGCTTTACTCAAAGGCCAAAGGTCAGGACATAGAAACAACAAAGAAATGGCTTAGGCCAATACTATAG
- a CDS encoding methylenetetrahydrofolate reductase — translation MKVIEHIDKATNPLFSFEIVPPPRGKNISAVTDIVKQLLPFNPAWIDVTAHSAGAYYNEKNDGSVERKIYKKRPGTVGICGVIQNRFKIDTVTHLLTQGFTKEETEDALIELNYLGIHNVLALRGDALNYNKKYDLSRQRNFYAKDLVEQIDNVKKGIYLDEISNSLPLDFSVGVAGYPEKHFEAPNLATDIKYLKEKVDAGADYIVTQMFFDNSKYFEFVDKCREAGITCPIVPGIKVIKSMGQLSNVPRHFYVDFPDEFVNEATENPEHIKEIGIKWARKQTEELLNANVPSVHFYVMNDSANVTEVLKGLF, via the coding sequence ATGAAAGTTATCGAGCATATCGACAAGGCAACAAATCCACTTTTTAGTTTTGAGATTGTACCACCACCTAGAGGCAAAAATATTTCGGCCGTAACAGATATTGTTAAGCAGCTTTTACCATTTAATCCGGCCTGGATTGATGTAACGGCCCATTCAGCAGGGGCTTATTACAATGAAAAAAATGACGGTTCAGTGGAAAGAAAAATTTATAAAAAGCGCCCAGGTACAGTTGGTATTTGTGGGGTCATTCAAAATCGCTTTAAGATTGATACGGTAACTCACCTTCTGACTCAAGGATTTACAAAAGAAGAAACTGAAGATGCTCTTATTGAGCTAAACTACCTTGGAATTCACAACGTACTCGCACTTCGTGGAGATGCACTTAACTACAATAAAAAGTATGATCTTTCACGCCAAAGAAATTTCTATGCAAAAGATTTAGTCGAACAAATTGATAACGTTAAAAAAGGTATCTACCTTGATGAGATTTCTAATAGCTTACCTCTCGATTTTTCAGTAGGTGTAGCAGGCTATCCTGAAAAACACTTTGAAGCACCAAATCTTGCAACTGATATTAAATACCTTAAAGAGAAAGTTGATGCTGGTGCCGATTATATCGTAACTCAGATGTTCTTTGATAATTCAAAGTATTTCGAGTTCGTAGATAAATGTCGTGAGGCAGGTATTACATGTCCAATTGTTCCAGGAATAAAAGTAATTAAAAGTATGGGTCAACTTTCAAATGTTCCAAGACATTTCTATGTCGACTTTCCTGATGAATTTGTTAATGAAGCAACAGAAAACCCAGAACATATTAAAGAGATAGGTATTAAGTGGGCAAGAAAGCAAACAGAAGAGTTATTAAATGCCAATGTTCCTTCTGTTCACTTTTATGTCATGAATGATAGTGCAAATGTTACAGAAGTTCTAAAAGGTTTATTTTAA
- a CDS encoding ABC transporter ATP-binding protein, with amino-acid sequence MIETIKNIWPLIHRHRARVIGSMIFGIGMALIKGGQMALINPLFTKGLSPESTLEEILGIVGLACLLALINLPVRFFHFYWMQFAMNDAVCEIRTKIYSKIQDIPISFYTTTKQGDVISTILNDTMIYSQGISGLLTLIREPITLIVLLGYAFYLDWQLTLVTFALLPIMLLIFGFFGKRVKAHQADVQSRLSDMTHVIGEGVGGQKIIKAFNLQDYTRNFFKSYQNDFFRFQMKAEVMRQLSHPLVEFMTTLILSSVIVFAQVKITGNAMTTGEFITFIAIMAMIQDPIRKTNEANLKISQAQAAEKRIFKFLKVDNEEDGGIKEHTELSDKISFKNLDFSYGDHQVINDLSFDINKGEKVALVGLSGSGKSTLINVLLGLYPVKKGSYKIDGADSSEFTLKSLRHYFGLVSQDIFLFNTTVRENLTLGKEVSEAQIQEALKVAHATDYINELPSGLETVIGDRGLRLSGGQAQRLTIARAYLQNNDVFLFDEATSALDNESEKVVQQSLNELAKNKTVVAVAHRLSTIQNYDKIIVLKDGRMIEQGRHEELMTLGGEYKKLYELSVKS; translated from the coding sequence ATGATTGAAACTATTAAAAATATATGGCCATTGATCCATCGCCATCGTGCCAGAGTTATCGGAAGTATGATTTTCGGTATTGGTATGGCACTTATTAAAGGTGGTCAGATGGCACTTATCAATCCACTTTTTACAAAGGGTCTTTCTCCAGAGTCGACGCTCGAAGAAATTCTAGGGATTGTAGGCCTTGCTTGTCTACTTGCTCTTATTAACTTACCAGTACGATTCTTTCATTTTTACTGGATGCAATTTGCGATGAACGATGCAGTTTGTGAAATTAGAACTAAGATATATTCAAAGATTCAAGATATTCCAATTTCTTTTTATACAACAACAAAACAAGGTGATGTTATTTCAACGATCTTAAATGATACGATGATTTACTCTCAAGGTATTAGTGGCCTTCTTACTTTAATTAGGGAGCCAATCACATTAATTGTTTTATTAGGATATGCATTCTACTTAGATTGGCAGCTTACTCTCGTTACATTTGCGCTTCTTCCAATTATGCTTTTAATTTTTGGATTCTTTGGAAAAAGAGTTAAGGCACACCAAGCAGATGTACAATCTAGACTTTCAGATATGACTCATGTTATTGGCGAAGGTGTTGGAGGACAAAAAATTATAAAGGCCTTCAACCTTCAGGATTATACAAGAAACTTTTTCAAGTCTTATCAAAATGATTTCTTTCGTTTTCAAATGAAAGCAGAAGTCATGAGGCAGCTTTCACATCCCCTTGTTGAGTTTATGACAACATTAATTCTTTCTTCAGTTATTGTTTTTGCTCAAGTGAAAATCACTGGTAATGCGATGACAACAGGGGAATTTATTACTTTTATTGCTATCATGGCGATGATTCAAGATCCGATTAGAAAAACGAATGAAGCGAATCTTAAGATTAGCCAGGCCCAAGCAGCAGAAAAGCGTATCTTCAAATTTTTAAAGGTAGATAATGAAGAGGATGGGGGAATAAAAGAGCACACTGAGTTAAGTGATAAAATTTCATTTAAGAACTTAGACTTTTCTTATGGTGATCATCAGGTAATAAACGATTTAAGTTTTGATATTAATAAAGGAGAGAAGGTTGCGCTAGTTGGTCTTTCTGGTTCTGGGAAATCAACACTAATTAATGTTCTTCTTGGCCTATACCCAGTTAAAAAGGGAAGTTATAAGATTGATGGTGCAGACTCTAGTGAGTTCACTTTAAAGTCTCTACGTCACTATTTCGGCCTTGTATCACAAGATATCTTTCTATTTAACACAACGGTAAGAGAAAACTTAACTCTTGGTAAGGAAGTTAGTGAAGCGCAAATCCAAGAAGCATTGAAAGTTGCTCATGCGACAGATTATATAAATGAGCTTCCAAGTGGACTTGAAACGGTTATTGGAGATCGTGGCTTAAGACTTTCTGGAGGACAGGCCCAACGTCTGACAATTGCTCGTGCATACCTACAAAATAATGATGTCTTCTTATTCGATGAAGCAACTTCTGCTCTTGATAATGAATCAGAAAAGGTTGTGCAGCAGTCTCTTAATGAGCTTGCTAAAAATAAAACAGTTGTAGCAGTAGCGCACAGGCTTTCAACGATTCAAAATTATGACAAAATCATTGTTTTAAAAGATGGAAGAATGATTGAACAAGGTCGCCATGAGGAATTAATGACTCTTGGTGGTGAGTATAAGAAATTATATGAGTTAAGTGTAAAATCTTAG
- a CDS encoding aldose 1-epimerase — MNKDQIYHLESEFIRVSVTKQGAGLLSIFDLESYVEYLWQGHPTLNPWKPQLIFPIVGKLKDDQYWLGRKYYHMQKDGFLKDFQFEVKNQRKDRITFVHTNNQDTELIFPFRYSIEVTYMVYGPKLTVSFVIKNLDKKEMFFSLGFAPTFNVPLGPEGHEDCFIEFSTEEERGAYFLENDLVNFHDADNKKVVQDCRVFFSQENFRGGEMVFKDIKSKSVALKNILNEKSVNIDLGNIPYLSIWTYPGANFVRIAPAFGVTDALDSNNDFYTKEGLIDLEQEKTFKHEFVFHIR; from the coding sequence ATGAATAAAGATCAGATTTACCATTTAGAAAGTGAGTTTATTAGAGTTTCTGTTACGAAGCAGGGAGCTGGACTGTTATCAATATTTGATCTTGAATCATATGTTGAATATCTATGGCAAGGCCATCCAACACTAAACCCTTGGAAGCCACAACTTATCTTTCCAATTGTAGGAAAGCTTAAAGATGATCAGTATTGGTTAGGGCGTAAGTATTATCACATGCAAAAGGATGGCTTCTTAAAAGACTTTCAATTTGAAGTGAAAAATCAACGTAAAGACAGAATCACTTTTGTTCATACGAATAACCAAGACACAGAGCTTATTTTTCCATTTCGCTATAGTATCGAAGTGACCTATATGGTTTATGGACCAAAGCTTACAGTCTCATTTGTAATAAAAAATTTAGATAAGAAAGAAATGTTCTTTTCGCTAGGTTTTGCTCCGACTTTCAATGTTCCTCTAGGTCCAGAAGGTCATGAAGATTGCTTTATTGAATTCTCTACTGAAGAAGAGCGTGGAGCTTACTTCTTAGAAAATGACCTTGTTAACTTTCATGATGCGGACAATAAGAAAGTTGTTCAAGACTGTCGTGTTTTCTTCTCTCAAGAAAACTTTAGAGGAGGAGAGATGGTATTTAAGGATATTAAGTCAAAAAGCGTTGCTCTTAAGAATATTTTAAACGAGAAGTCAGTTAATATAGACTTGGGAAATATTCCTTATCTTTCAATATGGACTTATCCTGGTGCAAACTTTGTTAGGATTGCTCCAGCATTTGGAGTAACTGACGCGCTTGATTCAAACAATGACTTCTATACAAAAGAAGGATTAATTGATTTAGAGCAAGAAAAGACTTTTAAACACGAGTTTGTCTTTCACATTCGTTAG
- a CDS encoding endonuclease/exonuclease/phosphatase family protein, which produces MFNFTVISSNIRFNNPADGVHSWDGRRVILANALNNYRPAVVGTQEGWEPQLRDFQELLDGLEIIDTNREWIEDRMYPSLYYRPEIFELINSGDIWLSETPYIAASKSFGSAFPRLCTWAILKAKENGKHYFFVNAHLDHLESSTRQEQIKVLINEVEKVRADYPLILTGDFNESPFERVRKELNESKLNLTDPWIDLGHEECESHHSFNGFREGGSRIDWILHSKDLLKCEQIHLHKESSDGVYPSDHFPVCATLSAK; this is translated from the coding sequence ATGTTTAATTTCACTGTAATTTCTTCAAATATTCGCTTTAATAATCCGGCCGATGGAGTTCACTCATGGGATGGAAGACGTGTCATTCTTGCAAATGCACTAAACAACTATCGACCTGCTGTTGTTGGAACTCAAGAAGGCTGGGAGCCTCAGCTTAGAGACTTTCAAGAACTTCTAGATGGACTAGAGATCATTGATACAAATCGAGAATGGATTGAAGATCGAATGTATCCTTCTCTATATTATCGCCCAGAAATATTTGAACTAATTAACTCTGGAGATATTTGGCTTTCTGAAACTCCTTATATTGCAGCATCAAAATCATTTGGAAGTGCCTTTCCAAGACTATGCACATGGGCAATTTTAAAGGCAAAAGAAAATGGAAAGCATTACTTCTTTGTTAACGCACATTTAGATCATCTCGAGTCAAGTACGCGCCAAGAACAAATAAAAGTACTTATTAATGAAGTAGAAAAAGTAAGAGCTGATTACCCACTTATTTTAACGGGTGACTTTAATGAATCTCCATTTGAAAGAGTTAGAAAAGAATTAAATGAAAGTAAGCTAAATCTAACTGACCCATGGATTGATTTGGGACACGAAGAGTGTGAAAGTCACCATAGCTTTAATGGCTTCCGCGAAGGTGGTTCTCGTATCGACTGGATTCTTCACTCAAAAGACTTATTAAAATGTGAGCAGATACATCTTCACAAAGAAAGTTCTGACGGAGTTTATCCATCAGATCACTTTCCAGTTTGTGCTACTTTATCGGCCAAATGA
- a CDS encoding inositol monophosphatase family protein: protein MYRKELEEIKNSIHTKLDTMVWGDMSIERKADKSIVTEFDIFVSDQVKKVFHDSNYDFNFFSEEDQESFEFPVIVLDPIDGTREFAKGYGECAVSLAILFSADIYDDRNFGWIYNPFTGFEITSDIKYPLGSRHAHAEAVNIMISRSEWEKGANKLDFKHNFRITPLGSIAFKLGLLAAGAAECVVSFRDKNIWDIAAGVIICHSRGIHSEEIKDLSSKKLTGPFIFCRDELKEAVHEEVNRLKKS from the coding sequence ATGTATCGTAAAGAATTAGAAGAAATAAAAAACAGTATTCATACTAAGCTCGACACTATGGTGTGGGGAGATATGTCGATTGAAAGAAAGGCGGATAAGAGTATTGTAACAGAGTTTGATATCTTTGTTTCGGACCAAGTAAAAAAAGTTTTTCATGATTCTAATTATGACTTTAATTTTTTCTCAGAAGAAGATCAAGAAAGCTTTGAGTTCCCTGTAATCGTACTGGATCCAATTGATGGAACTCGTGAATTTGCGAAAGGTTATGGTGAGTGTGCAGTCTCATTGGCGATATTGTTTTCAGCTGATATTTACGACGATCGAAACTTTGGTTGGATTTATAATCCATTTACTGGTTTTGAAATTACTAGTGATATTAAGTATCCTCTTGGGAGTCGTCATGCTCATGCTGAGGCCGTAAATATAATGATTTCACGCTCGGAGTGGGAGAAGGGTGCTAATAAGCTAGATTTTAAGCATAACTTCAGAATTACTCCGCTTGGTTCCATTGCATTTAAATTAGGGCTGCTTGCTGCAGGTGCAGCAGAATGTGTTGTCTCATTTCGTGATAAAAATATCTGGGATATCGCTGCTGGAGTAATTATTTGCCATTCAAGAGGGATCCATTCGGAAGAAATTAAGGATCTTTCCAGCAAAAAACTAACAGGGCCATTTATTTTCTGTCGAGATGAATTGAAAGAAGCTGTTCATGAAGAAGTTAATCGCTTAAAGAAGTCTTAA